One genomic window of Bartonella sp. JB63 includes the following:
- the bafA gene encoding BafA family autotransporter gives MQCKLVFGILVANISLVQATSADSSPSDIEVEVILPFNSKNSLRTENFPTYFDVNSVYVDGHIVSDIILHDGSSYNEGDSFYLQNDSLTVNENQRQKVQRGQTAFNVNINGGEQFVFGMLDDEKIINSHAYNTVIYSQDETPGQQNLYEGGVAWNTKVMKGGVQNIYKGNNEEGGFAVDTEVFKDGKQRVFAGGTAITVILQGNAVQEIYPDGYVYDLTVNDNASSWVYAGAVLEGNTIINDSGKFYLYAGSAERKSTIESFVLNGKDTELLVISARDADSALIKKLSGKGTVTFTLDQVQARYSRLYVENLSDELGSLHFKFNTAIAEKRGDYLVIDNGNGNHTISVVDSGSEIANPLSQQLDLITDKSESGGAHFNLVDFSGANIKAVDGGTYMYGLKQRKDNSEKIWYLAADRTDEVDPLVPTPMPIPTPPTTPSTDAVLSLAVVPELVFNNELQSLRAGRGILGKNKKNNALWTYAIKGQERLATGHAHFTLDQTGIILGVDRLKELMNGDFYVGGFGSYDQARIAHARGGVSNMDTYSVGAYATYFDNQGWYLDSVLKYNYYKNNLKTISTSGLDIKGDYNQWALGTSFEAGYHFEAAQDTWIQPYTQLIGIHVKGEEIRLSNKMTGDMKRSTSVRSAVGLSIGHKFNLNSDTHLMTYITAAWLREYIDNNSTTINKQHKFTTDLSGDTGKLGIGLNSFVGENLSLYAETYYLKGQKVKQSLQGILGLRYSF, from the coding sequence ATGCAATGTAAATTAGTTTTTGGGATATTAGTCGCTAACATTTCTCTTGTACAAGCTACGAGTGCAGATTCATCTCCATCTGACATAGAAGTAGAAGTAATATTACCTTTTAATTCAAAAAATTCTCTCAGAACTGAGAATTTTCCTACTTATTTCGATGTTAATTCTGTCTATGTTGATGGTCATATTGTTAGTGATATTATTCTTCATGATGGTAGTAGTTATAATGAAGGGGATAGCTTTTATTTACAGAATGATTCTCTTACTGTTAATGAAAATCAAAGACAAAAAGTTCAAAGGGGACAAACTGCATTTAATGTTAACATTAATGGGGGTGAGCAGTTTGTTTTCGGGATGTTAGATGATGAAAAAATTATCAATAGTCATGCTTATAACACTGTGATTTATAGTCAAGATGAAACACCAGGACAACAAAATCTCTATGAAGGTGGGGTAGCGTGGAATACGAAAGTGATGAAAGGAGGAGTACAAAATATTTATAAAGGAAATAACGAAGAGGGTGGTTTTGCAGTAGATACTGAAGTTTTTAAGGATGGGAAGCAGCGTGTTTTTGCAGGAGGTACAGCCATCACTGTTATTTTACAAGGTAATGCTGTTCAAGAGATATATCCGGATGGTTATGTATACGACTTAACTGTTAATGATAATGCGAGTTCTTGGGTATATGCTGGTGCAGTGTTAGAAGGGAATACAATAATTAATGATTCTGGAAAGTTTTATCTTTATGCTGGAAGTGCAGAGCGTAAATCTACAATAGAAAGCTTTGTTTTAAATGGAAAAGATACAGAATTACTTGTTATTAGTGCACGCGATGCAGACAGTGCTTTGATTAAAAAATTAAGTGGTAAGGGGACAGTTACTTTTACCCTTGATCAGGTTCAGGCACGCTATTCTCGACTTTATGTTGAAAACCTTTCTGATGAATTAGGAAGTTTACATTTTAAGTTTAATACTGCTATTGCAGAGAAACGTGGTGATTATCTCGTTATTGATAATGGTAATGGTAATCACACAATAAGTGTTGTTGATTCTGGTTCTGAAATCGCAAATCCTCTTTCACAACAACTTGATTTAATTACTGATAAAAGTGAAAGTGGAGGAGCTCATTTTAATCTGGTAGATTTTTCTGGTGCGAACATTAAAGCTGTTGATGGCGGTACTTATATGTATGGTTTGAAACAAAGAAAAGATAATTCTGAAAAGATTTGGTATTTAGCTGCAGATCGTACTGATGAGGTAGATCCTCTAGTTCCAACACCAATGCCAATACCTACACCGCCAACTACTCCATCAACAGATGCCGTGTTATCTTTGGCGGTAGTTCCTGAACTTGTTTTTAACAATGAGTTGCAAAGCTTACGTGCTGGAAGAGGCATTTTAGGAAAAAATAAGAAAAATAATGCTTTATGGACATATGCAATTAAGGGGCAAGAACGTTTGGCTACGGGCCATGCACATTTTACACTTGATCAGACTGGTATAATATTAGGTGTCGATCGGTTGAAAGAGCTGATGAATGGGGATTTTTATGTTGGTGGTTTTGGAAGTTATGATCAAGCGCGTATTGCTCATGCACGAGGTGGTGTCAGTAATATGGACACTTATAGTGTTGGAGCTTATGCCACTTATTTTGATAATCAAGGTTGGTATTTAGATAGTGTTTTGAAATATAATTATTATAAAAATAATTTGAAGACTATTTCAACGAGTGGTTTGGATATTAAAGGCGATTATAATCAATGGGCATTAGGTACGTCATTTGAAGCAGGTTATCATTTTGAAGCAGCGCAAGATACTTGGATACAGCCTTATACTCAATTAATAGGAATACATGTTAAAGGTGAGGAAATACGGCTTTCAAATAAGATGACAGGTGATATGAAGAGATCTACTTCAGTGCGGAGTGCAGTTGGATTATCTATAGGACATAAATTTAATTTAAATAGTGATACTCATTTAATGACTTATATAACAGCTGCGTGGTTACGTGAATATATAGATAATAATAGTACGACAATTAATAAGCAGCATAAATTTACTACTGATTTATCTGGGGATACAGGTAAGTTAGGGATTGGTTTAAATAGTTTCGTTGGCGAAAATTTATCGCTTTATGCTGAAACTTATTATCTCAAAGGACAGAAAGTTAAACAATCGCTTCAAGGTATTTTGGGATTACGCTATAGTTTCTAA
- a CDS encoding ATP-binding cassette domain-containing protein → MILIHKKTISSFSGGWRIRIALAIVLFTEPDLLLLGESTNYLDIESTL, encoded by the coding sequence TTGATCCTCATACACAAAAAAACTATATCCTCTTTTTCTGGTGGATGGCGCATACGCATCGCATTGGCAATTGTACTCTTTACTGAACCTGACCTTTTACTCCTCGGTGAATCAACAAATTATCTTGATATTGAAAGCACTTTATGA
- the ndk gene encoding nucleoside-diphosphate kinase, which translates to MAIERTLSMIKPDATRRNLTGAITKMLEDGGLRVVASKRLWMSQQQAEGFYAIHKGLPFFEELVTFMSSGPTVVQVLEGENAIVKNREIMGATNPIDAQEGTIRKIHALSISENSVHGSDSAESAKTEIAYWFSDIEIVG; encoded by the coding sequence ATGGCTATAGAACGCACTCTATCAATGATTAAACCTGATGCAACACGTCGTAATTTAACAGGGGCAATTACAAAAATGCTTGAAGATGGTGGATTACGTGTTGTCGCATCCAAGCGCTTGTGGATGAGTCAACAGCAAGCAGAGGGATTTTATGCGATTCATAAAGGACTTCCATTTTTTGAAGAATTGGTAACATTTATGTCTTCTGGTCCGACTGTTGTGCAGGTTTTAGAAGGGGAAAATGCAATCGTTAAAAATCGTGAAATTATGGGTGCTACAAATCCTATTGATGCACAGGAAGGAACGATTCGTAAAATACATGCTTTATCAATTAGTGAAAATTCTGTTCACGGTTCAGATAGTGCTGAGTCTGCAAAAACGGAGATAGCTTATTGGTTTTCCGATATTGAAATTGTTGGTTGA
- the bafA gene encoding BafA family autotransporter, producing the protein MSDGFFDFSEGDLSELIKKFSSTFTKDKVLKNSSSITQSISMNTKIEEGGLEVIENNGTSTNAVIYKDGKQLVTRGGTTISTQIDGGSQFVFDESPGNIGRTGRKSRAYDTVVFGTNGNIGQQNIYDGGEAWNTKIKRNGMQHLYKGKTTKGGTASNTEVSSNGKQLVLAGGEALNVILKEKALQVVYPGGRVKNLTIQDQAQSWIHVGASLTGPVKVNEQGHLYLYAGDNISHVTKEEITLEGRSSEKLFSVGAQNRSQSSEIDIEDLSGNGGTIVFSYVGYDKRHSKLNVGKLSGGMHFKFNVSDVGRGNDYIVIKDGSGTHTISVTDSGSEIANYFLQKYGRVSELNLVTDTSVNGGATFTLADSSSGRSIGAVDAGVYMYTLQKREKSGNLKTWFLSSNSNQSRQISSPSKRFIEKKLFVDFLSTSSNSMGNGKQNNGKSRGQKSQTSRKNSESRPRPPRHLQRSAASSSAFDLRETQNDETQSSHEPKSRRRFLSSNDIVVENYPILDGSPVVELDGSSVLDLEQSQIPDFEVVQYIQEPQIDDSVIAGDKEEDSVLDLIKPVYPEDNENTDLEDQESSSEFVNHDDEEQFPVFNPISEVVSAPFTTPSTDALLSLAVAPGLIFNNELQSLRAGRGFIEKNKKNIALWTYGIKSKEHLATDHTHFKLDQTGIMVGIDWLSDLVNGQFYIGGFGSYDQSNISHARGGVSHVNICSVGTYAAYFGDRGWYLDSILKYNHYQNNLQAVSTNGLNIKGDYNQKAIGASFEAGRRIKLAQDSWTQPYAQLIWLRVEGKEIKLSNEMIGDIDPYTSLRSEIGLSIGHEFNLGTPTQLMTYTKAAWLREYIDNNHTTINKQHKFNTDLSGNAGKFGIGLNGFVSENLNLYAEAHYLKGKKTKRSLQGIVGLRYSF; encoded by the coding sequence ATGTCTGATGGTTTTTTTGATTTCAGTGAGGGAGATTTAAGTGAATTAATAAAAAAATTTTCCTCTACTTTTACAAAGGATAAAGTATTGAAAAACTCTTCAAGTATTACTCAGAGTATTAGTATGAATACCAAAATTGAAGAAGGGGGGCTCGAGGTTATTGAAAATAATGGAACTTCAACGAATGCTGTTATTTATAAAGATGGAAAACAGCTCGTTACACGGGGAGGGACTACAATATCAACTCAAATTGATGGGGGCTCGCAGTTTGTTTTTGATGAAAGTCCTGGAAATATTGGGAGAACAGGTAGAAAAAGTAGGGCTTATGATACTGTGGTTTTTGGTACAAATGGAAATATTGGTCAACAGAATATATATGATGGGGGAGAAGCCTGGAATACAAAAATCAAGAGAAATGGGATGCAACACCTTTATAAAGGAAAAACAACAAAAGGTGGTACTGCATCAAATACTGAAGTTTCTTCAAACGGTAAACAGCTTGTTTTAGCAGGGGGAGAGGCTTTGAATGTTATCTTGAAGGAGAAAGCTCTTCAAGTAGTATATCCTGGTGGAAGAGTGAAAAATCTAACAATTCAAGATCAAGCGCAATCTTGGATACATGTTGGTGCAAGTTTAACAGGGCCAGTAAAAGTTAATGAGCAGGGGCACCTTTATCTTTATGCGGGTGATAATATAAGTCATGTTACAAAAGAAGAAATTACTTTAGAAGGGCGAAGTTCTGAGAAATTGTTTTCTGTTGGTGCCCAGAATAGGAGCCAGAGTTCTGAAATTGATATTGAAGATTTAAGTGGGAATGGGGGAACAATAGTTTTCTCTTATGTTGGATATGATAAACGGCATTCTAAACTTAATGTTGGAAAACTTTCAGGGGGTATGCATTTCAAGTTTAATGTTAGTGATGTAGGGAGGGGAAATGATTATATAGTAATTAAAGATGGTTCAGGTACTCATACAATAAGTGTTACCGATTCTGGCAGTGAAATTGCAAATTACTTTTTGCAAAAATATGGTCGTGTTAGTGAGCTCAATTTGGTTACTGATACAAGTGTAAATGGAGGAGCTACGTTCACTTTGGCAGATAGTTCTTCCGGTAGATCAATTGGTGCTGTTGATGCTGGAGTTTATATGTATACTTTGCAAAAGAGAGAAAAAAGTGGAAATTTGAAAACTTGGTTTTTGTCTTCCAATTCTAACCAGTCTCGCCAAATAAGTTCTCCTTCTAAGCGCTTTATCGAAAAAAAACTATTTGTTGATTTTTTATCTACTTCATCCAATTCTATGGGTAATGGTAAACAAAATAACGGCAAATCAAGAGGTCAAAAAAGTCAAACTTCTCGTAAAAATTCAGAGTCTCGACCTCGTCCTCCTCGACATTTGCAGCGCTCTGCAGCGAGTTCTTCAGCGTTTGATTTGAGAGAGACGCAGAACGATGAAACACAAAGTAGTCATGAGCCAAAAAGTCGAAGACGTTTTTTATCATCTAATGATATCGTTGTGGAAAACTATCCAATACTGGATGGTTCTCCAGTGGTGGAGCTTGATGGTTCTTCCGTATTGGATTTAGAACAATCGCAAATTCCTGATTTTGAAGTGGTTCAATATATACAAGAGCCCCAAATTGATGATTCAGTTATAGCTGGTGATAAAGAAGAGGATTCTGTCCTTGATTTAATAAAACCGGTGTATCCAGAAGACAATGAAAATACTGATTTAGAAGATCAAGAGAGTTCTTCAGAGTTTGTGAATCATGATGATGAGGAACAGTTTCCAGTATTTAATCCGATTTCTGAGGTTGTATCTGCTCCATTTACGACTCCATCGACGGATGCATTGCTATCTTTGGCGGTGGCCCCCGGGCTTATTTTTAACAATGAGTTACAAAGTTTGCGTGCTGGAAGAGGCTTTATAGAAAAAAATAAGAAGAATATAGCTCTATGGACATATGGGATTAAGAGCAAAGAACATCTTGCTACAGATCATACGCATTTTAAGCTGGATCAAACTGGTATAATGGTAGGAATTGACTGGTTAAGCGATTTAGTAAATGGGCAGTTTTATATTGGTGGTTTTGGTAGTTATGACCAATCAAATATTTCTCATGCACGGGGTGGTGTTAGTCATGTAAATATTTGTAGTGTTGGAACTTATGCGGCTTATTTTGGTGATCGCGGTTGGTATTTAGATAGTATTCTGAAATATAATCATTATCAAAATAATCTTCAAGCTGTTTCAACAAACGGTTTAAATATCAAAGGAGATTATAATCAGAAGGCGATAGGTGCTTCCTTTGAAGCAGGTCGTCGTATTAAGTTAGCACAAGATAGTTGGACTCAGCCTTATGCTCAATTAATTTGGTTGCGAGTTGAAGGTAAAGAAATAAAGCTTTCTAATGAAATGATAGGTGATATTGATCCATATACTTCATTACGTAGCGAAATTGGGTTATCTATAGGGCATGAGTTTAATTTAGGTACTCCTACTCAGTTAATGACTTATACTAAGGCGGCTTGGTTACGTGAGTATATAGATAACAATCATACAACAATTAATAAACAGCATAAATTTAATACTGATTTATCTGGTAATGCTGGTAAATTTGGTATTGGTTTGAATGGTTTTGTTAGTGAAAATTTGAACCTTTATGCTGAAGCACATTATCTCAAAGGGAAAAAAACGAAACGATCACTTCAGGGGATTGTAGGGTTACGCTATAGTTTTTGA
- a CDS encoding 23S rRNA (adenine(2030)-N(6))-methyltransferase RlmJ, giving the protein MNYRHIYHAGNFADVFKHIIVTRIVEYLKHKEKAFRVIDTHAGIGLYNLSSIEAYKTGEWREGIGRLLSISIPEDLKELLAPWYGVIFAINKENKEVTFYPGSPILIRQLLRKKDRLTAIELHREDYQILASHFAGDYQTKILHLNGWLSLNSHLPPKEKRGLIFVDPSFEQPGEFSRFIEGIVKAYRRFPGGLYALWYPVKYNKEIEIFLHALHKTGIPKILQLEMRIRKSASPPTIHGSGMILINPPHLLENEMKKISPFLINHLGQDKHAQVIQKWLS; this is encoded by the coding sequence ATGAATTATCGGCATATTTATCATGCTGGCAATTTTGCTGATGTCTTTAAACACATTATTGTCACACGGATCGTAGAATACCTCAAACACAAAGAAAAAGCCTTTCGTGTTATAGATACGCATGCGGGTATTGGGCTCTACAACCTTTCTTCTATAGAAGCATATAAAACAGGAGAATGGCGTGAAGGCATCGGACGACTTCTCTCAATTTCTATCCCTGAAGACTTAAAAGAGCTTCTTGCCCCATGGTATGGAGTTATTTTTGCAATCAATAAAGAAAATAAAGAAGTTACTTTCTATCCTGGATCACCTATTCTTATTCGCCAACTATTACGTAAAAAAGATCGACTAACCGCAATTGAATTGCACCGTGAAGATTACCAAATTTTAGCCAGTCACTTTGCTGGTGATTATCAAACAAAAATTCTGCATCTAAATGGTTGGCTCTCTTTAAATTCTCATCTACCACCAAAAGAAAAACGTGGGCTTATTTTCGTTGATCCTTCTTTTGAACAACCAGGAGAATTTTCCCGTTTTATTGAAGGAATAGTGAAAGCATATCGGCGTTTCCCTGGAGGATTATATGCTTTATGGTATCCTGTTAAATATAATAAAGAGATTGAAATTTTTCTTCATGCACTTCACAAAACAGGAATTCCAAAAATTTTACAACTCGAGATGCGTATTCGAAAAAGCGCATCCCCACCTACAATTCATGGTAGTGGCATGATCCTTATTAATCCTCCTCATCTTCTTGAAAACGAAATGAAAAAAATCAGTCCTTTCCTTATCAATCATCTTGGACAGGATAAGCATGCACAAGTCATACAAAAATGGCTTTCATAG
- a CDS encoding TerC family protein, translating to MEWITDPHAWFGLVTLIFLEIVLGIDNLVFIAILAEKLPLHLRDRACFIGLALALLMRLCLLTVIGWVMSLDKVILSISSFVFSWHNLILVSGGAFLLAKGTLELHERLESTMHTQKKGVIYAVFWQVIIQIVVLDAVFSLDSIITATGMIVKEQAMVMYIAVIIAMGVMMWGSGTLMRFINRHPTIVILCLGFLMMVGFTLIVEGFGFHIPKGYLYAAIGFSVVIEAFNQIGRRNREKMITTNDLRERTADAVLRLLGGGKKGSNLSETVDVIVEQAANSEIFRPEEKEMIRGVLDLADRPVRSIMSPRNEIEWLDLSGDESEMREELQRVKHSRLILAREKIDEFVGVALTKDLLLNLAEGKKINWQKAMREPLVVHENTGVLRLMEKLRHSSIQLAIIVDEHGSLKGIATPTDIFEAIAGDFPDDDEESVVAEKLEDGNLLVEGYADIRRLSGYLERNLVDESDRYTTLAGFMLWRLGHLPNEGESFEAEGLCFKVIEMDRRNISKVLISQLILQEKY from the coding sequence ATGGAATGGATCACTGATCCCCATGCGTGGTTTGGCTTGGTTACATTAATTTTTCTCGAAATTGTTTTAGGTATAGATAATCTTGTCTTTATTGCGATCTTAGCAGAAAAATTACCTTTACATTTACGTGATCGTGCATGTTTTATAGGTTTAGCTTTAGCTTTATTGATGCGGCTTTGTCTTCTGACAGTTATTGGTTGGGTAATGAGTCTTGATAAGGTAATTCTTTCTATTTCATCCTTTGTGTTTAGTTGGCACAACCTAATCTTGGTTAGTGGTGGAGCTTTTTTGTTAGCAAAAGGAACATTGGAGTTACACGAAAGACTAGAAAGTACGATGCATACACAAAAAAAAGGAGTTATTTATGCTGTTTTTTGGCAAGTAATTATTCAAATTGTTGTGCTTGATGCAGTGTTTTCTCTTGATAGTATTATTACTGCAACAGGTATGATTGTTAAAGAACAAGCAATGGTTATGTATATAGCGGTTATTATTGCTATGGGTGTTATGATGTGGGGATCAGGAACCCTTATGCGTTTTATTAATCGTCATCCTACTATTGTGATTCTATGTCTTGGTTTCTTAATGATGGTTGGTTTTACTCTCATTGTTGAGGGATTTGGCTTTCATATTCCGAAGGGTTATTTATATGCCGCTATTGGTTTTTCGGTTGTTATTGAAGCTTTTAATCAAATTGGACGTCGTAATCGTGAAAAGATGATTACAACAAATGATCTACGTGAACGGACAGCTGATGCTGTTTTGAGGCTTTTAGGAGGTGGTAAAAAAGGTAGTAATCTTAGTGAAACTGTAGACGTTATTGTTGAACAAGCTGCTAATTCAGAAATTTTTCGGCCAGAAGAAAAAGAAATGATTCGCGGTGTTCTTGACTTAGCAGATCGCCCCGTACGTTCTATTATGTCACCGCGTAATGAGATCGAATGGTTAGATTTGAGTGGTGATGAAAGTGAAATGCGTGAAGAATTGCAACGAGTTAAACATAGCCGTTTAATTCTTGCGCGTGAAAAAATAGATGAATTTGTTGGTGTTGCTTTGACCAAAGACCTTCTTTTAAATTTAGCTGAGGGGAAAAAGATTAATTGGCAAAAAGCTATGCGTGAGCCTCTTGTTGTTCATGAGAATACGGGTGTTTTACGATTAATGGAGAAATTACGGCATTCTTCAATTCAACTTGCTATTATTGTTGATGAGCATGGATCTTTGAAAGGTATTGCAACACCAACAGATATTTTTGAGGCGATTGCAGGTGATTTTCCTGATGATGATGAAGAATCTGTTGTGGCAGAAAAACTCGAAGACGGAAATTTACTTGTTGAAGGATATGCTGATATTCGTCGTTTAAGTGGTTATCTCGAGCGTAATCTTGTTGATGAATCAGACCGTTATACTACACTTGCAGGATTTATGCTTTGGCGTTTGGGTCATTTACCAAATGAAGGTGAAAGTTTTGAAGCGGAAGGTTTATGTTTTAAAGTCATTGAAATGGATCGTCGAAATATCTCTAAAGTTCTTATCTCTCAACTTATTTTGCAGGAGAAGTACTAA
- the pgsA gene encoding CDP-diacylglycerol--glycerol-3-phosphate 3-phosphatidyltransferase has product MKNHTFSFPNILTYARIIAVPLVVACFFLEGRLQSSDIARWIAVSIFIIASITDFLDGYLARIWQQTSNIGRMLDPIADKLLVSACLLLLAAESTIAGWTLWAAIIILCREILVSGLREYLAELKVSVPVSRFAKWKTFVQMIAIILLLAGPAGNKIVPYTTEFGIAMLWIAALLTLWTGCDYFRAGLKHVIT; this is encoded by the coding sequence ATGAAAAATCATACTTTTTCTTTCCCTAATATTCTGACTTATGCACGAATCATTGCTGTTCCATTGGTTGTAGCGTGTTTTTTCTTAGAAGGGCGTCTACAATCGAGTGATATTGCTCGTTGGATTGCTGTTTCTATTTTTATTATTGCATCCATTACCGACTTTTTGGATGGCTATCTTGCTCGTATTTGGCAACAAACATCTAATATTGGCCGCATGTTGGATCCAATTGCAGATAAACTTCTTGTCTCTGCCTGCCTGCTCTTACTCGCCGCAGAAAGTACTATCGCTGGGTGGACACTTTGGGCAGCAATTATTATTCTTTGTCGAGAAATTCTTGTCTCTGGATTACGTGAATATTTAGCTGAATTAAAAGTTAGTGTGCCTGTTTCTCGTTTTGCAAAATGGAAAACTTTTGTACAAATGATAGCTATTATATTACTCTTAGCAGGGCCTGCTGGTAATAAAATAGTTCCTTACACAACGGAATTCGGTATTGCCATGCTGTGGATTGCAGCTCTTCTTACATTATGGACAGGATGTGATTATTTCCGCGCCGGTTTGAAACATGTTATCACATAA
- the uvrC gene encoding excinuclease ABC subunit UvrC: MLTCTNNRKKLPFLSDITWHNAHQKNNNNQSKGVALIQELVKNLPHKPGVYRMLNENGDILYIGKARNLKKRVSNYTREQGHNNRITRMIRETNHMEFVVTHTEIEALLLEANLIKRLHPRFNVLLRDDKTFPYIIITDDHRAPALYKHRGIQTRKAHYFGPFASSEAVTQTINVLQRAFLLRTCTDSVLENCTRPCLLYQIKRCSAPCTHEISDNDYLQLVQKAKAFLSGKSQLVKNDMVQAMHKAAENLDFEQAIAYRNRLSALSHIQSHQSINPQTVKEADVFAIAQQEGITCIQVFFFRMGQNWGNRSYFPKADPSFSRAEILASFLTQFYDNKPIPKLILLSDTIAEEAILKEALSLKANHKISLSLPKKGERKALVNHAYTNAYEALKHKLAETSTHKKLLQSIVETFQLSHTPRRIEVYDNSHIMGTNAVGVMIVVDQTGFVKNQYRKFNIRSTNIQPGDDLGMMKEVIERRFLRLLKTYGLPNKNKNIGYESSCPFWPDLILIDGGQGQINITNTVLSELGLNDFVTVIGIAKGVDRKAGLERFFIKGKQPFTLSPHDPILYFLQRLRDEAHRFAVGTHKVKRKKEAFKNPLDEIKKIGPIRKHALLNYFGSSKAVSRASVEDLTKVQGISNAIAQKIHNYFNEK, translated from the coding sequence ATGCTTACTTGTACAAACAATAGAAAAAAATTGCCTTTTTTATCCGACATTACATGGCATAATGCTCATCAAAAAAACAATAATAATCAATCTAAAGGTGTTGCACTCATCCAAGAACTTGTCAAAAACCTCCCTCATAAACCAGGCGTTTATCGGATGTTAAATGAAAATGGTGATATCCTCTATATTGGAAAAGCACGAAACTTAAAAAAACGTGTTTCAAATTATACCCGTGAACAAGGACACAATAACCGTATTACACGTATGATTCGTGAAACGAATCATATGGAATTTGTCGTTACCCATACAGAAATAGAAGCACTCCTTTTAGAGGCTAATTTAATTAAAAGATTACACCCACGTTTTAATGTACTATTGCGTGATGACAAAACTTTTCCTTATATCATTATCACAGATGACCATCGAGCACCTGCGCTTTACAAACACCGTGGTATCCAAACACGAAAAGCTCATTATTTTGGTCCGTTTGCTTCTTCGGAAGCGGTTACACAAACAATCAATGTTTTACAACGCGCCTTTTTATTACGAACTTGTACTGATTCAGTTCTTGAAAACTGTACACGACCTTGTTTACTTTACCAAATTAAACGCTGTTCAGCTCCTTGTACACATGAAATTAGTGACAATGATTATTTACAACTGGTTCAAAAAGCAAAAGCTTTTCTTTCAGGAAAAAGTCAATTAGTCAAAAATGATATGGTTCAAGCTATGCATAAAGCTGCAGAAAATCTTGATTTTGAACAAGCTATAGCCTATCGTAATCGTTTATCAGCTCTTTCTCACATACAAAGTCATCAAAGCATTAATCCTCAAACCGTAAAAGAAGCAGATGTTTTTGCAATTGCCCAACAGGAAGGAATAACTTGTATTCAAGTATTCTTTTTCCGTATGGGCCAAAATTGGGGAAATCGATCCTATTTTCCAAAAGCAGATCCATCTTTTTCTAGAGCTGAAATTTTAGCAAGTTTTCTTACACAATTTTATGATAATAAACCAATTCCAAAACTTATTCTTTTATCTGATACAATTGCAGAAGAAGCAATTCTTAAAGAAGCGTTAAGTCTGAAAGCAAATCACAAAATATCTCTATCTTTACCAAAGAAAGGGGAACGCAAAGCCCTTGTCAATCATGCTTATACTAATGCCTATGAAGCACTCAAACACAAACTTGCTGAAACATCAACACATAAAAAACTTCTTCAGAGTATTGTTGAAACATTTCAACTATCTCATACCCCACGCCGTATAGAAGTCTATGACAACTCACATATTATGGGAACTAATGCAGTAGGTGTAATGATTGTTGTTGACCAAACAGGTTTTGTTAAAAATCAATATCGTAAATTCAACATTCGCTCGACCAATATCCAACCTGGTGATGATCTTGGTATGATGAAAGAAGTAATTGAACGAAGATTTTTACGTCTTCTCAAAACATATGGTTTACCTAATAAGAATAAAAATATTGGATATGAATCATCTTGTCCTTTTTGGCCTGATCTTATATTAATTGATGGAGGACAAGGACAAATAAATATTACTAATACAGTGTTATCTGAATTAGGTTTAAATGATTTTGTCACAGTAATCGGTATAGCTAAAGGCGTTGATCGGAAAGCCGGTCTAGAAAGGTTTTTTATAAAAGGGAAACAACCTTTTACGCTCTCTCCACACGATCCTATTCTTTATTTTTTGCAACGTCTACGCGATGAAGCACACCGCTTTGCAGTTGGAACTCACAAAGTAAAACGAAAAAAAGAAGCATTTAAGAATCCACTTGATGAAATCAAAAAAATAGGCCCTATAAGAAAGCATGCTTTGCTTAACTACTTTGGAAGTTCTAAAGCAGTTTCTAGAGCATCCGTTGAAGATTTAACAAAAGTTCAAGGTATTTCTAATGCAATTGCACAAAAAATTCATAATTATTTTAATGAAAAATAA